Part of the Candidatus Desulfofervidus auxilii genome is shown below.
AATAATCCTCCTATTGCAATAAATTCAAAATTGGTAAATAGTTTTTGATAACATTCTAAATACTCCTCTAAAGTTCTTCCTTGGGCTACTGCTACCAAGTTAAATCGATATTTCTTTTTGTTCTTTTCATAAATTCTTAATGCTTTTTCTGCACTTTTTAGGGTTGCTTTAGCATCCCTTAAAACATCGATCATTACTCCAAAATTGGTCTTCATTATGTTATACCTTTCAAATAATTCTTCATATTCAATTGTGCATCCGTTTTTGCTAAATATTCCAGAATCTGTCATCTTAACCAAAGAACTAGAAAGTAAATCTTCATTTAAAGAAAAAGATTTATCTTCATATAAGAGAGGCAATTCTTTAGGGAACTTTTTGAAGATTTGCCATACGTTCTTTGATGTGAAAGCATGAGTCATTATACCTACTTTAATGTGGGGATATTTTAATAACACTCCTTTAAGGATAAGAAAACTGGCTGGCCTGTCTGCAACAAAAAATGGAATAATATGTTTTTTCATATCAGTCTAGGTTATCTTATTATTTGTCGTTGAATAATTTGAGGGAGTTGATTTCGTAAAAAATTCCTAATCCGCTCGTTCGCATCTGAAGCATGAATAGGAATAGGCACAGCTTTTAATCCGGTAGCATCATAACTTGCGAGAAGCCAATCTCCGGGTGTAAATTTAAAGGTCTGGCGAAACATGTCTTCGGAAAAGCCAAAGGCCTCTTGAATTGCTTCCCTATCGCTAAGGCGTGGCATCTTGCTGATTAAATAAGTATGAGGCTGAGCCATGACACTGGTTTTAAGGTAACGCACTCTCTGGGTGCAAATACCAACTCCTATTCCAAATTTTCTCCCTCTACGTGCCAAGGTCTCAGCAATCCAGGCAGAACGAGCATAACTGCTATCTCTTTCGTATTGCCCTGGAATAAACTCATCAGCTTCATCAAAAACAAAGCTTACTAATGGATGAATTATTCCTCTTCTCCTGCGTCTCTCAAACAATTCTCGTCCTAATTCATATGCAAAATCTCGTAAATCATCAGGATTATGTGATTGGATGACAAGAAGACAATTTTCATTTCTCCGATTAAGTTGTTCAATGATATCTTCAAGTGTCATGGTAACTTGAGGAGGAAATACCCGTTGAGACTGATTTTGAATATTCTCAAGAAGACGAGCGAAATTTGATAGATTATTAAGGGCTGTTGCTGTTAAGTTTGTATGTTGCTGTCTTATTTGTTCAATATGAGTTCTTATCTGTTGAGCAGTTTGTGGGGATAAAGGTTGGCTCCCATATTGTTGTCTTAAAGTATCTCGCAGAGTAAATATAATGCTTCGAGATCCTCCAAGATTACCTCCGGTTAAAACTCGATCATTTTGGTCTATAAACTCTCGAAATAAAAGAGCGGGTGGCTGGTAAAAGCGAATTTTTCTATCATTGAGCAATTGAGAAAAAGCTGGACGAAATTGATTTCGAATCCTTTCTAATGGTTTTGGAAAGAGTGTACTATTAAGTAAATGGTTTACAGCATTATTTCTTTGAGCATTATCCCCACTTAGAAACTCTACCACTGATCCTGGCAAGGTATGTTCTCCGATTGCCAATATCCATGCTTGTGGGAGAGTAAGTAACTGATCGAGCAGGAGTACTGTATATTCACCCATTAGGTCAAAAAGAACAATTTTCA
Proteins encoded:
- a CDS encoding DUF87 domain-containing protein is translated as MPIQDIGKVFIPNRIGRLMRIEENEQTRFQFEIWFEYTRQTMTELREGTLVAVKNFSSNQNETHYSILEIVSIMPIHYALGENPEGYPGFVMEAARNIATDWTSQEDRSEEDTTIIRCIAMPTGMEITESVNGRELSQESALPMIGADVRVLTNDATREIVNREISPAEDYVFEAGKWLVNDAVPIYVRAEDFIRVHFGIFGFTGVGKSNLVSTYIAELLQISRERNRPVKIVLFDLMGEYTVLLLDQLLTLPQAWILAIGEHTLPGSVVEFLSGDNAQRNNAVNHLLNSTLFPKPLERIRNQFRPAFSQLLNDRKIRFYQPPALLFREFIDQNDRVLTGGNLGGSRSIIFTLRDTLRQQYGSQPLSPQTAQQIRTHIEQIRQQHTNLTATALNNLSNFARLLENIQNQSQRVFPPQVTMTLEDIIEQLNRRNENCLLVIQSHNPDDLRDFAYELGRELFERRRRRGIIHPLVSFVFDEADEFIPGQYERDSSYARSAWIAETLARRGRKFGIGVGICTQRVRYLKTSVMAQPHTYLISKMPRLSDREAIQEAFGFSEDMFRQTFKFTPGDWLLASYDATGLKAVPIPIHASDANERIRNFLRNQLPQIIQRQIIR